From a region of the Georgenia yuyongxinii genome:
- a CDS encoding CrcB family protein → MSAERPGEDAVPSFRPTYLRPEAWVTVGVGGAAGTLARYGTGLLGADALWPTVAVNLVGAFLLGVLLEVYAHHGPTPSGDRLRLLLGTGFLGGFTTYSAFAHQVTALIGGEVVAGLVYGVGLVLAGLAAAAAGVAVGGALGRGRGRGRG, encoded by the coding sequence GTGTCGGCTGAGCGGCCCGGCGAGGACGCCGTGCCCTCCTTCCGGCCGACCTACCTGCGGCCAGAGGCGTGGGTGACCGTCGGCGTCGGTGGTGCGGCGGGCACGCTGGCCCGGTACGGCACGGGTCTCCTCGGTGCCGACGCGCTGTGGCCGACCGTCGCGGTGAACCTGGTGGGCGCGTTCCTGCTCGGTGTGCTCCTCGAGGTCTACGCACACCACGGCCCGACGCCTAGCGGGGACCGGCTGCGCCTCCTGCTGGGCACCGGGTTCCTTGGTGGCTTCACCACCTACAGTGCGTTCGCGCACCAGGTCACGGCGCTGATCGGCGGCGAGGTGGTGGCCGGGCTGGTCTACGGCGTCGGCCTCGTGCTCGCCGGCCTGGCGGCCGCGGCCGCCGGTGTGGCGGTGGGCGGCGCGCTGGGCCGGGGCCGCGGCCGCGGCCGCGGGTGA
- a CDS encoding YdeI/OmpD-associated family protein, producing the protein MPSFRDPGPQEFDAVIVRADTTGSSAFVEFPGDVPELFGVKGRVPVAATFDGVPYQGSLVTYGGPHLILVRSDVQARLGKGPGDTVRVALRLDTSERVVELAEDVRAALEADGVLATFRAMSFSHQREYTQWIEEAKRPATRAGRISKTVARVGEGRRLKG; encoded by the coding sequence ATGCCCTCCTTCCGTGACCCCGGACCGCAGGAGTTCGACGCCGTCATCGTCCGGGCGGACACCACCGGCTCCTCGGCCTTCGTCGAGTTCCCGGGGGACGTCCCGGAGCTGTTCGGGGTCAAGGGCCGCGTGCCCGTGGCCGCCACGTTCGACGGCGTGCCGTACCAGGGCTCGCTCGTCACCTACGGCGGTCCGCACCTGATCCTGGTGCGCTCCGACGTCCAGGCCCGGCTCGGCAAGGGCCCCGGCGACACCGTGCGGGTGGCGCTTCGGCTCGACACGAGCGAGCGCGTGGTCGAGCTCGCCGAGGACGTCCGGGCGGCCCTGGAGGCGGACGGCGTGCTGGCCACCTTCCGGGCGATGTCCTTCTCCCATCAGCGCGAGTACACGCAGTGGATCGAGGAGGCCAAGCGGCCCGCCACGCGCGCCGGACGGATCAGCAAGACCGTCGCACGGGTGGGCGAGGGGCGACGGCTGAAGGGCTGA
- a CDS encoding response regulator transcription factor produces the protein MTLRVLLADDHPLFLDGLRLLLETAGLQVVGTAADGATLLQLAERVEADVAVVDLDMPGTDGAAATEVLVAAHPDLAVLVLTMHDDAASVHRALRAGACGYVLKGAGHGAVVRAVRAVAEGDVVISGDVRGAALSSQNQPGARPSTVLPALTDREHEILSLVARGDGNAAIAARLHLSLKTVQNYVSALLMKLQVPSRAAAVALARDAGL, from the coding sequence TGCTGGAGACCGCCGGCCTCCAGGTCGTCGGCACCGCCGCCGACGGTGCCACCCTCCTTCAGCTCGCCGAACGGGTGGAGGCAGACGTCGCCGTCGTCGACCTCGACATGCCGGGCACCGACGGGGCCGCCGCCACCGAGGTCCTGGTGGCCGCCCACCCCGACCTCGCCGTGCTGGTGCTGACGATGCACGACGACGCCGCCTCGGTGCACCGGGCGTTGCGGGCCGGCGCCTGCGGGTACGTGCTCAAGGGCGCCGGGCACGGCGCCGTGGTGCGGGCCGTGCGTGCCGTGGCGGAGGGGGACGTCGTGATCTCCGGTGACGTGCGCGGCGCGGCCCTCTCGTCGCAGAACCAGCCGGGTGCCCGGCCCTCCACCGTCCTCCCCGCGCTGACCGACCGGGAGCACGAGATCCTCTCCCTGGTGGCTCGCGGGGACGGCAACGCCGCCATCGCTGCGCGGCTGCACCTCTCCCTCAAGACCGTGCAGAACTATGTCAGCGCCCTGCTCATGAAGCTCCAGGTGCCCAGCCGCGCCGCCGCAGTTGCGCTCGCACGGGACGCCGGTCTCTGA
- a CDS encoding CPBP family intramembrane glutamic endopeptidase: protein MRARLRTEVLIVLGLSLGQSATYAVVNIIARLTAGTPLGQQTAALNVSRSARPYLDLTYQLLGIGFALVPVALALFLLAEPGRRATARIGLDLHRPWRNLAAGVGLAALIGIPGLAVYLLGRTLGLTVEVQASALNAHWWTVPVLILAALQNALLEEVIVAGYLIERLEQLGWRHGAVVAASALMRGAYHLYQGFGPFVGNAVMGVVFAEYYRRRRRTMPLVVAHTLIDLVAFVGYALLPAGVLAALGLA, encoded by the coding sequence ATACGCGCCCGGCTGCGCACCGAGGTGCTCATCGTGCTCGGGCTGTCGCTGGGACAGTCGGCGACGTACGCGGTCGTCAACATCATCGCCCGCCTCACGGCCGGGACACCCCTGGGGCAGCAGACCGCGGCACTGAACGTCTCCCGCTCCGCCCGCCCGTACCTGGACCTGACCTACCAGCTTCTCGGCATCGGCTTCGCTCTCGTGCCGGTCGCACTCGCGCTGTTCCTCCTCGCCGAACCCGGCCGCCGGGCCACCGCACGGATCGGGCTCGACCTGCACCGCCCGTGGCGCAACCTCGCCGCCGGCGTCGGGCTCGCCGCCCTCATCGGCATCCCCGGGCTGGCCGTGTACCTGCTCGGACGCACCCTGGGCCTCACCGTCGAGGTGCAGGCGTCCGCGCTCAACGCGCACTGGTGGACCGTGCCCGTCCTCATCCTCGCCGCGCTGCAGAACGCGCTGCTCGAGGAGGTGATCGTGGCCGGGTACCTCATCGAGCGGCTCGAGCAGCTCGGTTGGCGCCACGGCGCCGTCGTCGCGGCGAGCGCGCTCATGCGCGGCGCGTACCACCTCTACCAGGGCTTCGGCCCGTTCGTCGGCAACGCCGTCATGGGCGTCGTGTTCGCCGAGTACTACCGCCGCCGACGGCGGACCATGCCCCTCGTCGTCGCGCACACGCTGATCGATTTGGTGGCCTTCGTCGGCTACGCGCTGCTGCCGGCGGGGGTGCTGGCCGCGCTCGGCCTGGCCTGA
- a CDS encoding VTT domain-containing protein, producing MTVLLTSFLYCLLAAVVVVLPAEAYLVGVALAWDVAPVWLALSGAAGQVAGKMLFYLVGRGVLDVARVRRRGAAGGRWATRMTAVEAWCRAHAWGPSAVTAVSAFAGVPPYAVVSVLAGTVGMRWWLFAVISLAGRFLRFWLLVLAPELLPGELAGR from the coding sequence GTGACCGTGCTCCTCACGAGCTTCCTGTACTGCCTGCTCGCGGCCGTCGTGGTCGTGCTGCCCGCGGAGGCGTACCTTGTGGGCGTCGCCCTGGCCTGGGACGTCGCGCCCGTATGGCTGGCGCTGAGCGGCGCGGCCGGCCAGGTGGCGGGCAAGATGCTCTTCTACCTCGTCGGGCGCGGTGTGCTCGACGTCGCCCGGGTGCGCCGCCGGGGCGCGGCCGGTGGCCGGTGGGCCACCCGCATGACGGCCGTGGAGGCGTGGTGCCGCGCGCACGCGTGGGGTCCCAGCGCCGTGACGGCGGTCAGCGCCTTCGCCGGGGTGCCGCCCTACGCCGTCGTCTCGGTGCTGGCGGGCACGGTGGGCATGCGGTGGTGGCTCTTTGCCGTGATCTCGCTGGCGGGCCGGTTCCTGCGGTTCTGGCTGCTGGTGCTCGCCCCGGAGCTCCTGCCCGGGGAGCTCGCGGGACGATGA
- a CDS encoding SGNH/GDSL hydrolase family protein: MTAPPARERRVPPPPRVRRVALPAAAGPLEGTVPGTTPALRLAVVGESTAAGHGAPTHETSMAGHLAHELGRATGRAVSWRVHGCGGATARVVARDLVPALADPAWAPTHVAVLIGVNDVQRTWRRGTFERDVLALLGAVAHRCPDARVVVSGLPDLRAIPALPRPIVPVLVAKARWMGATTRAAAVATGATYVPVDTLPLPADLISADGLHPSPAGYARWAAVLAPALIG, from the coding sequence ATGACCGCACCGCCGGCGCGAGAGCGCCGGGTCCCACCGCCGCCGCGAGTACGCCGGGTCGCCCTCCCAGCGGCCGCCGGCCCGCTCGAGGGCACCGTTCCCGGGACCACCCCGGCGCTGCGGCTGGCGGTCGTGGGGGAGTCCACCGCCGCCGGCCACGGCGCGCCCACCCACGAGACGTCGATGGCCGGGCACCTCGCCCACGAGCTCGGTCGGGCCACCGGGCGCGCGGTGAGCTGGCGGGTGCACGGGTGCGGCGGCGCGACCGCCCGCGTCGTCGCCCGGGACCTGGTGCCCGCTCTCGCCGACCCGGCGTGGGCGCCAACCCACGTGGCGGTGCTGATCGGCGTCAACGACGTCCAGCGCACGTGGCGGCGCGGCACCTTCGAACGTGACGTCCTCGCCCTGCTGGGCGCGGTGGCACACCGGTGCCCGGACGCCCGGGTGGTGGTCAGCGGGCTGCCGGACCTGCGGGCCATCCCCGCGCTGCCCCGCCCGATCGTGCCCGTGCTGGTGGCCAAGGCCCGGTGGATGGGCGCCACTACCCGGGCGGCCGCCGTCGCCACCGGGGCGACGTACGTGCCGGTCGACACCCTCCCGCTGCCGGCGGACCTGATCTCCGCCGACGGCCTGCACCCCAGTCCCGCCGGGTACGCCCGGTGGGCGGCCGTGCTGGCGCCGGCGCTGATCGGCTGA
- a CDS encoding copper resistance CopC family protein, producing the protein MSTRLVRTFPSFPALLAALLTALVLLGVAAAPAAQAHDALTGSSPASGETLDAAPQEVTLTFNNDLLDATQAIVVADAGGQTVAEGSPTIEGGTATFALPALAGGDYTVTWSVVSSDGHRIDGEYGFTVTAAAAEPTTAPEPTASAEQTAAPEMVSGQDDATAGAATEEPSDNTDGGQFLPLWLVLLLSVGALGGVVAVAVRFWRSNDR; encoded by the coding sequence ATGTCCACCCGTCTCGTGCGCACCTTCCCGTCGTTCCCCGCCCTGCTCGCCGCGCTGCTCACCGCGCTGGTCCTGCTCGGCGTGGCCGCGGCCCCGGCGGCCCAGGCGCACGACGCGCTGACGGGGTCGAGCCCGGCCTCCGGTGAGACGCTGGACGCGGCACCCCAGGAGGTCACGCTGACCTTCAACAACGACCTGCTCGACGCCACCCAGGCGATCGTGGTCGCGGATGCCGGCGGGCAGACCGTGGCCGAGGGCTCGCCGACCATCGAGGGCGGCACCGCCACGTTCGCGCTGCCGGCGCTCGCCGGCGGGGACTACACCGTCACCTGGTCCGTGGTCTCCTCAGACGGGCACCGCATCGACGGCGAGTACGGCTTCACCGTCACCGCGGCCGCCGCGGAGCCCACCACCGCACCCGAGCCGACGGCGTCGGCCGAGCAGACCGCCGCCCCCGAGATGGTCAGCGGGCAGGACGACGCGACCGCAGGCGCGGCCACCGAGGAACCGTCCGACAACACCGACGGCGGCCAGTTCCTGCCGCTGTGGCTGGTGCTGCTGCTCTCCGTCGGGGCGCTCGGCGGCGTCGTCGCCGTCGCCGTGCGTTTCTGGCGCTCGAACGATCGCTGA
- a CDS encoding fluoride efflux transporter FluC — MVLLIALAGGLGAVCRLVVDGMVRARTSLGDPDGITLVNVTGSFVLGLATALLAAGGGALAVVGAGFCGGYTTFSTAMVDGVNLLRDGRVGRALVTVGGTLVASVAAAGLGLVVGGALAG, encoded by the coding sequence ATGGTGCTGCTGATCGCCCTGGCGGGCGGGCTGGGCGCGGTGTGCCGGCTGGTCGTGGATGGCATGGTCCGCGCCCGCACCTCCCTGGGTGACCCGGACGGCATCACCCTGGTCAACGTCACCGGCTCGTTCGTGCTCGGCCTCGCGACGGCGCTGCTCGCCGCCGGCGGCGGGGCGCTGGCCGTGGTGGGCGCCGGGTTCTGCGGCGGGTACACCACGTTCTCCACGGCCATGGTCGACGGCGTGAACCTCCTCCGTGACGGGCGTGTGGGGCGCGCCCTCGTCACGGTCGGGGGCACGCTGGTGGCGAGCGTCGCCGCGGCCGGGCTCGGCCTGGTGGTCGGCGGGGCGCTCGCGGGCTGA
- a CDS encoding DUF488 domain-containing protein — protein sequence MLLTVGHGALGRADLTALLAAAGVAALVDVRRFPGSRTNPDVRREALEDWLPAAGIVYRWEPGLGGRRHLAREEKDASPDMWWQVEAFRAYAAWTRAPEFRGALADLLRQAAATRTAVMCSEAVWWRCHRRLIADVAVLAHGTEVHHLMPDGRLRAHMVADGARLTGPGEVVWDGGDIRS from the coding sequence GTGCTGCTGACGGTCGGTCACGGCGCGCTGGGCCGCGCCGACCTCACGGCGCTGCTCGCCGCGGCGGGCGTGGCGGCGCTCGTCGACGTCCGCCGGTTTCCCGGCTCGCGCACCAACCCGGACGTGCGCCGTGAGGCCCTCGAGGACTGGCTGCCCGCGGCGGGCATCGTCTACCGCTGGGAGCCGGGCCTGGGCGGGCGGCGCCACCTGGCCCGCGAGGAGAAGGACGCGTCCCCGGACATGTGGTGGCAGGTCGAGGCCTTCCGCGCGTACGCCGCCTGGACCCGGGCGCCGGAGTTCCGCGGCGCGCTGGCCGACCTGCTGCGGCAGGCAGCGGCCACCCGCACCGCCGTCATGTGCTCGGAGGCGGTGTGGTGGCGCTGCCACCGCCGGCTGATCGCCGACGTCGCGGTCCTCGCGCACGGGACCGAGGTGCACCACCTCATGCCGGACGGGCGGCTCCGCGCCCACATGGTGGCCGACGGCGCGCGGCTCACCGGTCCCGGTGAGGTGGTGTGGGACGGCGGGGACATCAGAAGCTGA
- a CDS encoding gluconokinase: MTEIPATEMSPLPKRSRGPRHVIVMGVSGGGKTTLAMMLAGKLGYVFAEGDEFHSQANRDKMHAGTPLDDDDRAPWLQSIQDWMTTEARAGRSTVVTCSALKKKYRDVLRGAEGNTVFVHMAPPVDLTAERMQTREGHYMPASLLSSQVATLEELEDDEAGFKVTSTGTPPEVLAEVLGELKDY; the protein is encoded by the coding sequence ATGACCGAGATCCCCGCCACCGAGATGTCCCCGCTGCCCAAGCGCTCCCGCGGCCCTAGGCACGTCATCGTCATGGGCGTCTCCGGCGGAGGCAAGACCACGCTCGCGATGATGCTCGCCGGCAAGCTCGGCTACGTGTTCGCCGAGGGCGACGAGTTCCACAGCCAGGCCAACCGGGACAAGATGCACGCCGGCACGCCGCTGGACGACGACGACCGCGCACCCTGGCTGCAGTCCATCCAGGACTGGATGACGACGGAGGCCCGCGCCGGCCGCTCCACCGTGGTGACCTGCTCGGCGCTGAAGAAGAAGTACCGCGACGTGTTGCGCGGCGCCGAGGGGAACACGGTGTTCGTGCACATGGCGCCGCCCGTGGACCTGACCGCCGAGCGCATGCAGACGCGCGAGGGTCACTACATGCCGGCCAGCCTCCTGAGCTCCCAGGTCGCCACCCTCGAGGAGCTCGAGGACGACGAGGCCGGCTTCAAGGTGACCTCCACCGGCACCCCGCCCGAGGTGCTCGCCGAGGTGCTCGGCGAGCTGAAGGACTACTGA
- a CDS encoding lysylphosphatidylglycerol synthase transmembrane domain-containing protein produces MTQQLGEGGTTVPASAPREESSPRRLVLLVDAPQARVRRPGDLLALIASALGIVFVLVLAVYANATTEGVTEDVQSAVADILRQALLLPVTVLEGIVTLFVPIVVLVDRLVRRSWRSALEAAITAAVAALLVVLALWLLNAFAPPSLANGLSITSDGRTVIALNPYVAALSGLLTAVGDRSHSRLLTWTWGLLWVVLGLAVVQGEQTLPGAVVTVLLGRTAGLGMRYASGVLHERATGISLVRGLRRSGLDPVRVVRMDPLVTGTHAQAWTVTTSSPIGYTERLREPHAERVTPVDHESWPHERRGQPHAHDQPQTPADLLAAVDREGAAAGDTIVPDVLTDPERVLAEASSSAGLTRDLEGVHRLYAVWDVRGRRHDVIVLDGDRHVVGYLTSLWDSVRLRGLARHPARTLREAGNRAALMSLATQAVGVRTRPLIGITESRDSVLIVTQHLADARRLDELVPDEIDDRLLDQVWEQVRTAHARGIAHRDLHAGSVLVDPSRDVWIVDWEGGEIISSELARRIDLAQLLAMLAVLVGEERALASAERALSRDQMASMAPLLQTVALPGRTRDAARNHRDLLATLRQRLIALVPTADVAPLQLNRFSPRTVITATLAVVAIWVLLSSLNFREVANAVTSANPAFMVLAFVMGLLTFVGSAVSLAAFSPGRLGLWRTTLVQVAASVVSLVAPAGIGPAALNLRYLNKQRITTPIAVASVGLVQLSQFVTTVLLLVVVALVTGSVGTLSAPSPTVLAAVLGGLALVGVTLLVPRVRAWVWAKVQPTLQQVWPRLVQVASDPRRLLAGIAGNLLVTVGYVTAFGASLAAFGHTLPLTNLAITYLASNSIGSVVPSPGGIGPVEVALTGGLTVAGIPYATALSVALLFRVLTFWGRVPLGWAALRHLQRRDVI; encoded by the coding sequence ATGACGCAGCAGCTGGGCGAGGGCGGCACGACCGTGCCCGCGAGCGCCCCGCGCGAGGAGAGCTCGCCGCGCCGCCTCGTGCTGCTGGTCGACGCCCCGCAGGCGCGGGTGCGCCGGCCCGGCGACCTGCTGGCCCTCATCGCCAGCGCGCTCGGCATCGTCTTCGTGCTGGTCCTGGCGGTCTACGCCAACGCCACCACCGAGGGCGTGACCGAGGACGTGCAGTCCGCGGTCGCCGACATCCTGCGCCAGGCCCTCCTGCTGCCCGTGACGGTCCTCGAGGGCATCGTGACGCTCTTCGTCCCGATCGTGGTCCTGGTGGACCGGCTGGTCCGGCGCAGCTGGCGCTCGGCACTGGAGGCCGCCATCACCGCGGCCGTCGCGGCGCTGCTGGTGGTCCTCGCCCTATGGCTGCTGAACGCCTTCGCGCCGCCGTCACTGGCCAACGGGCTGTCGATCACCAGCGATGGTCGCACCGTCATCGCGCTCAACCCCTACGTGGCTGCCCTCTCCGGGCTGCTCACCGCGGTGGGCGACCGCTCCCACAGCCGGCTGCTCACCTGGACCTGGGGCCTGCTGTGGGTGGTGCTCGGCCTCGCGGTGGTGCAGGGCGAGCAGACCCTGCCCGGCGCTGTCGTCACCGTGCTGCTCGGCCGCACCGCCGGGCTCGGCATGCGCTACGCCTCGGGGGTGCTGCACGAGCGCGCCACCGGCATCTCCCTGGTCCGTGGGCTGCGGCGGTCCGGCCTGGACCCGGTGCGGGTGGTCCGGATGGACCCGCTCGTCACCGGCACGCACGCGCAGGCATGGACGGTGACCACCTCCTCCCCGATCGGCTACACCGAACGGCTGCGCGAGCCCCACGCCGAACGCGTCACGCCCGTCGACCACGAGAGCTGGCCCCACGAGCGCCGCGGGCAGCCGCACGCCCACGACCAGCCGCAGACGCCGGCGGACCTCCTCGCCGCCGTCGACCGGGAAGGGGCGGCGGCGGGCGACACCATCGTCCCCGACGTGCTCACCGACCCCGAGAGGGTCCTCGCCGAGGCCTCCTCCTCCGCGGGCCTGACCCGAGACCTCGAGGGTGTGCACCGGCTCTACGCGGTGTGGGACGTGCGGGGCCGCCGACACGACGTCATCGTGCTCGACGGCGACCGTCACGTGGTCGGCTACCTCACCAGCCTCTGGGACAGCGTGCGGCTGCGCGGGCTCGCCCGGCACCCGGCGCGCACCCTGCGGGAGGCGGGCAACCGGGCGGCCCTGATGTCGCTCGCCACGCAAGCCGTCGGGGTGCGCACGCGGCCGCTCATCGGGATCACCGAGTCGCGGGACTCGGTGCTCATCGTGACCCAGCACCTCGCGGACGCCCGGCGGCTGGACGAGCTCGTCCCTGACGAGATCGACGACCGCCTCCTCGACCAGGTCTGGGAGCAGGTCCGCACCGCCCACGCCCGCGGCATCGCCCACCGGGACCTGCACGCCGGTTCGGTGCTCGTCGACCCGTCCCGGGACGTGTGGATCGTGGACTGGGAGGGCGGGGAGATCATCTCCTCCGAGCTGGCCCGGCGCATCGACCTCGCCCAGCTGCTGGCCATGCTGGCCGTGCTGGTCGGCGAGGAGCGGGCGCTCGCGTCGGCCGAGCGCGCCCTCAGCCGGGACCAGATGGCCTCCATGGCGCCGCTGCTGCAGACAGTGGCACTGCCGGGCCGCACCCGGGACGCCGCGCGGAACCACCGCGACCTGCTCGCCACGCTGCGGCAGCGCCTGATCGCGCTCGTGCCCACCGCCGACGTCGCCCCGCTCCAGCTCAACCGGTTCTCCCCGCGCACCGTCATCACCGCCACGCTCGCCGTCGTCGCCATCTGGGTACTGCTGAGCTCGCTGAACTTCCGCGAGGTCGCGAACGCGGTGACGAGCGCGAACCCCGCGTTCATGGTGCTGGCCTTCGTCATGGGTCTGCTCACCTTCGTCGGCTCGGCGGTAAGCCTCGCCGCGTTCTCCCCCGGACGGCTCGGGCTGTGGCGCACCACACTCGTCCAGGTCGCCGCCTCGGTGGTCTCCCTCGTCGCCCCCGCGGGTATCGGCCCGGCCGCCCTGAACCTGCGGTACCTCAACAAACAGCGGATCACCACACCGATAGCGGTCGCGAGCGTGGGCCTGGTGCAGCTGTCCCAGTTCGTTACCACGGTGCTGCTGCTCGTCGTCGTCGCGCTGGTGACCGGCTCCGTCGGCACGCTCAGTGCGCCGTCGCCGACGGTGCTCGCCGCCGTGCTCGGCGGGCTCGCGCTGGTGGGGGTCACGCTCCTGGTCCCCCGGGTGCGGGCCTGGGTGTGGGCCAAGGTCCAGCCGACGCTGCAGCAGGTGTGGCCCCGACTGGTGCAGGTGGCGTCCGACCCCCGCCGGCTGCTCGCCGGCATAGCCGGGAACCTGCTCGTGACCGTCGGGTACGTCACCGCGTTCGGCGCGTCGCTCGCGGCTTTCGGGCACACCCTGCCGCTGACCAACCTGGCGATCACCTACCTGGCCTCGAACTCCATCGGCTCCGTGGTGCCCTCACCCGGTGGTATCGGGCCCGTCGAGGTGGCGCTCACCGGCGGTCTCACCGTGGCGGGGATCCCCTACGCGACGGCCCTGTCGGTCGCGCTCCTGTTCCGCGTGCTGACGTTCTGGGGCCGCGTGCCGCTCGGCTGGGCGGCCCTGCGGCACCTGCAGCGCCGCGACGTCATCTGA
- a CDS encoding HAD family hydrolase, translating into MATVERLAQRWPLGLASSSPRRLIDASLDALGIAQHFRVTVSTEEVAAGKPAPDGYARACELLGVDPARTVAIEDSSNGLRSAAAAGMVVVAVPHEAFPPAADALALAAVSVGGLDEVTVDLLEGLVAAR; encoded by the coding sequence GTGGCGACGGTCGAGCGGCTGGCGCAGCGGTGGCCGCTCGGGCTGGCGTCATCCTCTCCGCGCCGGCTCATCGACGCCTCGCTCGACGCCCTCGGCATCGCCCAGCACTTCCGGGTCACCGTCTCCACCGAGGAGGTGGCCGCCGGCAAGCCCGCCCCGGACGGGTACGCGCGCGCCTGCGAGCTGCTCGGCGTGGACCCCGCTCGCACCGTGGCCATCGAGGACTCCAGCAACGGCCTGCGCTCGGCGGCGGCCGCGGGGATGGTGGTCGTCGCCGTGCCGCACGAGGCGTTTCCGCCCGCCGCGGACGCCCTCGCGCTGGCGGCCGTCAGCGTGGGCGGCCTCGACGAGGTGACGGTCGACCTGCTCGAGGGGCTGGTCGCGGCGCGCTAG
- a CDS encoding DUF2079 domain-containing protein codes for MTTEPSAAEEARDRPRPVSPAVRDHAAGPLTRAHHAAGPRTRTDHAAAPRTRADRWIPWALATAVAALYSAFAVTQWRLLESPSWDLGIFTQLAKAYAHLEAPIVTIKGEGFNLLGDHFHPLLVLLGPVYRLFPSGLSVLILQAVMLGLSVVPVTSVARELLGRGRGTALGVAYGLSWGLQGAVAAQFHEIAFAVPLLAFALAAFLRHRWWACALWAAPLVFVKEDLGLTVAALGLVMVWRGWRSAHDGGPLLPALRGDRQARIGAGLTVWGAAWSALAILVILPALNPGGRWDYVDRLAAQEERSVLQALLDAFVPGEKYLTVLLLVAAAGIVGMRSPLVWLWVPTLAWRFLGTVEHYWGWQWHYSAILMPVAAAAIVDAVARHPRVRTGAANLGVAVALTTTVLMLPVLPLARLVQPQTWELPDRHDAAMAAVDAVPRGATVESDIYLMAYLVPRARVYWVGNTNPAPEYVQLDTLRRTWPDHDITDAASFAEGRHPGTVYELVLDADGYQVARRVG; via the coding sequence ATGACCACGGAGCCGTCCGCAGCCGAAGAGGCGCGTGACCGCCCCCGCCCCGTGAGCCCGGCCGTCCGCGACCATGCCGCCGGGCCCCTCACACGGGCCCACCATGCCGCCGGGCCCCGCACCCGAACGGACCATGCCGCCGCGCCTCGCACCCGGGCGGACCGGTGGATTCCCTGGGCCCTGGCCACCGCCGTCGCCGCGCTGTACTCCGCGTTCGCGGTGACCCAGTGGCGGCTGCTGGAGTCGCCGTCGTGGGACCTGGGCATCTTCACCCAGCTGGCCAAGGCGTACGCCCACCTCGAGGCGCCGATCGTCACCATCAAGGGCGAGGGGTTCAACCTCCTCGGCGACCACTTCCACCCGCTGCTGGTCCTCCTCGGCCCGGTCTACCGGCTCTTCCCGTCCGGGCTCAGCGTGCTGATCCTGCAGGCGGTGATGCTCGGGCTGTCAGTCGTGCCGGTGACCTCGGTGGCCCGCGAGCTGTTAGGCCGGGGCCGGGGCACCGCGCTCGGCGTCGCCTACGGGCTCAGCTGGGGGCTGCAGGGCGCGGTCGCCGCCCAGTTCCACGAGATCGCGTTCGCGGTGCCGCTGCTCGCCTTCGCGCTCGCCGCGTTCCTGCGCCACCGGTGGTGGGCGTGCGCGCTGTGGGCGGCGCCGCTGGTCTTCGTCAAGGAAGACCTCGGGCTGACGGTCGCGGCGCTGGGCCTGGTGATGGTCTGGCGGGGCTGGCGCTCGGCGCACGACGGCGGCCCGCTCCTGCCTGCCCTGCGTGGCGACCGCCAGGCCCGGATCGGCGCGGGGCTGACGGTCTGGGGCGCCGCCTGGTCGGCGCTGGCGATCCTGGTGATCCTCCCGGCGCTGAACCCCGGCGGCCGGTGGGACTACGTCGACCGCCTCGCGGCGCAGGAGGAGCGGTCCGTGCTCCAGGCCCTCCTGGATGCGTTCGTCCCGGGCGAGAAGTACCTGACCGTCCTCCTGCTCGTCGCTGCGGCCGGCATCGTGGGCATGCGCTCGCCCCTGGTGTGGCTGTGGGTCCCGACGCTGGCATGGCGGTTCCTCGGCACCGTCGAGCACTACTGGGGCTGGCAGTGGCACTACTCCGCGATCCTCATGCCGGTGGCGGCGGCCGCGATCGTCGACGCCGTCGCTCGGCATCCGAGGGTGCGCACCGGCGCCGCGAACCTGGGCGTCGCCGTCGCGCTCACGACGACCGTCCTCATGCTGCCGGTGCTCCCGCTCGCCCGGCTGGTCCAGCCGCAGACGTGGGAGCTGCCCGACCGGCACGACGCCGCGATGGCGGCGGTCGACGCCGTCCCCCGCGGGGCCACGGTCGAGTCGGACATCTACCTCATGGCCTACCTCGTGCCGCGGGCGCGCGTGTACTGGGTGGGGAACACGAACCCGGCGCCAGAGTACGTGCAGCTCGACACGCTCAGGCGCACGTGGCCCGACCATGACATCACCGACGCCGCGTCCTTCGCCGAGGGCCGGCACCCCGGCACGGTCTACGAGCTGGTGCTCGATGCCGACGGTTACCAGGTGGCCAGGCGTGTCGGCTGA